GCAGCAGCACGATAGACGCGATGCTCAAAAACTGGTTCAGGCCATCGGTACCGTAGCGGCCGATCATAAACTGACGGAATTTTTCTCTCATAACTCCTGCATCCTTTGTTTTGGAATCAAAGCGGGCGCGCCCGCCGTTATTTTACAGTTCTTAGGATACCAGTCAACCATGATGAAATTTTGAACAGAGTGCAAATCTATCATGAAGGGACGGAAATTAAGCGTCCCGGCAGCGGATGGTCACCACGGCATCGGTATCCAGCGCACCCTCCATGCGGCAGTGCAGCACGGCGCGGCCCGCTTCGCCGGTGGTGGCAAGGTAGGTGCCCGCCATGCCGCCGCGCAGCGGCACCACGCTGGGACCAATGATCTTCAGCGGGCCGTCCACGCTCAGCTGAACGGCTTCGCCGCAGTAGGGCAGCAGGCTGCCGTTCTGGTCGATGGCGCGCAGGCTGACAGCGGCGCAGTCCCAGGTGGGGCCGTCGGTGAGGATGGGGTTGTGCACGGTGCATTCCAGCCGGACGCTCTGCACCGGTTCCCGCACCACGGTGCGCACGGTGCGGCCATGCCACACGGCTTCAAAACGGTAGGCTGCGCACGGTGTGCCCAGCACGCCGATGTATTTGTAATACATGCGGGCTACCTCGTTCCAGCTCAGCCGCAGCGAAAGCATCCGCGCCTTGGAAAGCGGCGAAAGCTCCATGGCATCCCGGCGCATCTCGTTCAGGATAGCGGCTGTCATCTGGGCGGAGGCCGGGTCCATGCCCTCGTACTTTTCCAACAGAGAACCTACAAAATCGTTGATCTCAATGGGCGGATGCGTCATGGCGGCAAAACGGCCGTGCCGGTCAGGCGTGAACTCGGCAATGTAGTCGTTGCCGCGGTACAGCCGTACGCTTTCGGCGTTGGTGAACACCCAGCAGGCCGTGGGAACGCCGCCGGGCAGGTCGCCCAGTGCCATGCCGGAAGAGACTTCCAGCACGATGTCCGAGGGGGAACGCGGCGTTTTCTGGCTTGCATATACCGCCGCCGAAAGCTTCGGGTTGCGGAACATATCCATCACACCGTGGTAGCAGATGCGGTCGCCGCTGCCAAATTCCCGGTGGGTGTTGTAATCGGCCATGCACCAGCCAAAGCTGCCGGCCACGCCCTGCTGCGCAATGGAATCGTTGATCCCGGCGGCATAGCGCAGAGCCTGCACCAGCCGGTGGGTCTCGTCGTCAAAGGGCTTGGTGGGCAGCTGCTGCCCGCCGAACTCGCTGATGAGGTAGCCCTTACGGGGATCGGAAGTCACCGCGGCGCGGGCTTCGCAGGCGGCACCGCGCCCACGGTAAGAGTAATCGTTGTAGGCGTAAACATCCTCCAGCAGCTGGCTCTTGCGGTGGTTCCGCGCGCCTGCCGTGGGGCGGGTGGGGTCCAGCCGGTGGATGGCCTCGTTGGTGCGCTTATAAAACGCTTCGTCGTCGGCGCTGCCGTTCACACGGGCACCCCACAAAAAGATGCTGGGGTGGTTGCGGCACTGGCATACCATTTCGCGGCAGTTCTGCAAGGCCTGCGCCTTCCAGCTCTCGTCGCCGATGTACCGCCAGCCGGGCATCTCGGTGAACACCAACAGGCCCAGCTCATCGCAGGCATCCAGAAACGCCGGGCTCTGGGGGGAATGGCTGGTGCGCACTGCGTTGCAGCCAAGGTCTTTTTTCAGGATCTGAGCATCCAGCCGCTGGATGCTGTCCGGCATGGCATAGCCCTGATAGGCGTAGCTCTGGTGGCGGTTCAGGCCCCGCAGCTCCACGCGTTGACCGTTCAGGTACAGCCCGCCTGCCACGAACTGCACGGTGCGGAAGCCGAAGCGGATGGTCTTTTCGTCCAGCACACGGTCCGGCAGACCGGCAGAGCCGGGGCGGATCAGCTGTACGGTGAGGGTGTACAGGGTGGGATGCTCGATGCTCCACGGGTGCACACCGTTCAGCACGCCGGTGATGGGCAGGGAAAGCTCGCCGCTGTAGGCGGCGCGGCTGCCGGAAGGGCTGCGGATCTCGGCCTGCAGTGTGCAGCCCACCGTCTCACCCACGGTGGAGGTATAGATGCGGAAATCGCCCTCGGCCTTTGCCTCGATGAACACATCCCGCAGGTAAGCGGGCTCCTTGATGTCCAGACTGACGGCACGGTAGATGCCGCCGTAGGTCAGGTGATCGATCTGCCCGCCAAAGGGAGGAATGTTCAGATCCTCGCGGCTGTCGCAGCGCACAGCCACCACGTTTTTCTGACCCAGATGCAAAGCGCTGGTCAGATCTACCGTGAAGGCGGTGTAGCCGCAGGCGTGGTGGAACAGCCGCCGCCCGTTGCAGAACACGGTCGCGTCATGGGCAACGGCACCAAAGGTGAGCAGAACAGTGCGGCCTGCCCACTCTCTGGGTGCAAAAAACTCCCGCCGGTAGCCGCACAGGTACTGGTATTCATTTTCGTTGCAGTAATTGTAGGGCAGCACCCGCACAGTGTGGGGGATGCGCACCGGTTCCAGTTCCAGTCCGCACTCCGGCCGCACCAGTGCCGGGTCGAACCGGGGCGTGAACAGCCAGCCTTCATTCCAATCGTAGTGTTCCATACAAGGGTCTCCATCCTGCTAAAATCACTTTACATCTTATAGTAACACAAACTTATGAACGAAAAAAGAAGCGGAAGGCGCTTTGAAAAAGGTTTTTTGCTGTTTTTGGCACGAAATGGCGTGGACTGCAAAGAAAAAGAGGCTCAGAGCAGCTTACGGACTGTTCTGAGCCTCTGGATCAGAAATTGATTTTCCGATCAGCGGATAAAATTGGTCATGGGGCGCTTGGGGTTCTGCGGGTGTTCAAAGCCTGCGGCCCTGCCTGCTTCGATGCAGTGCAGCAGCCATGCCATGTTGCGGCCCAGCTCCTGCATTACGGCGCAGCCCTCGGCATCCTGCAGCACCTGCTCGGCATTGGAGCCGTGCACCATGGCCCAGTAGGAGCCGTTCACCAGCGGCATGTGGAAGAACTGCGGGTACTTTACCAGCTGGTCCAGCGTGGTGGTGGTGCCGGCGCGGCGGGCCGAGCAGCAGATGGCGGCGGGCTTGTAGGCCAGATATCTGCCGCCCGCGTAGGCAAGGCGGTCCATGAAGCTGGTCATGTTGCCGGATGCGGATGCATAGTGCACCGGGCTGCCGAACACGAAGCCATCGGCAGTTTTGGCCTTCTCGATGGCCTCGTTGACCACGCCGCCAAACACGCAGCCGTTGCCTGCGGCACAGCCGCCGCAGCCGATGCAGCCGCCCACGGGTTTGCCGCCGACATGCAGGATCTCAGTGTCCACACCGGCATCGTTCAGTTCCTTTGCAATGAGCGAAAGGGCGGTATAGGTGCAGCCTTTTTCGTGCGGGCTGCCGTTGATGAGCAGAACTTTCATGGGAATACTCTCCTTTTATGCCAGAATGCGCCGCAAAAGCCCGGCGCTGCCGGTTTTATTGTAGCACAAACCGCCAGACGGCGCAACGCGCGGCCCTTGACAAGAATATGCAGTTGGGTGATAATAAAGTGATACAAAAAACGTGTTTGCAGCCACATCTTCCGGCTGCAAGGAGGAGGAAAGAGAACATGCGCGTGATCGCAGGAGAAGCCCGGGGACGCAGTCTGGAGGCCCTGCCGGGGACCGACGTGACCCGGCCCACCCTTTCGCAGGTAAAGGAGGCGATGTTCAGCATCGTCCAGTTCGACCTGCCCGGCGCACGGGTGCTGGACCTGTATGCGGGCAGCGGCCAGCTTGGCATTGAAGCACTGAGCCGCGGCGCGGCGCGCTGCGTGTTTCTGGACGAGAACCGCGAGGCGGTGAACATCATCATGCGCAACTGCAAGGCCTGCGGCGTGTTCGACCGCAGCCGCGTCAATATCGGCGAGGCTGCGCGGTATCTTTCCGCCTGCCGCGAGCAGTTCGACATCGTACTGCTGGACCCGCCCTTCCGCAATGGTACACTGGAAAAGATCCTGCCTGCGGTGGATAAATGCACCGCGCCCGGCGGCATCGTGCTGTGCGAGAGCGAGACCGGCATCGTGCTGCCGGCCGAGGCTGGCGGCCTGACCCTGAAAAAACAGTACAAGTACGGCAGGGTGCTGCTGTGGAAATACACAAAGCCCATGCAGAACACAGACCCTGCCGAGAACGAACCGAAGGGAGAAGCACTATGAACGTGAACGAACTTTTGGATACCATTGAGGATGCTCTGGAGGAAGGTGCTAATGTGCCCCTTTCCGGCGGCAAAAAGATCGTGGATGTGGAGCAGATCCGGGATTATCTGGACGAGATCCGCGCAAACCTGCCCGGCGAGCTGCGGCAGGCCCAGCAGATCGTGAACGACCGCGCTCAGATCGTGGAGACGGCCAACGCACAGGCGCAGGCCATTGTGAAAAAGGCTGAGGAGCGGGCGCGCATTCTGGTGAGCGAAGCCGAGATCGTGAAGGCTGCACAGCAGCGCGCCGGGGAAATCACCACTGCAGCCCAGAACGAGGCCCGCACCCTGCGCCAGACCGTGACCGACTATTGCGACAACATGCTCAAGAACACCGAGGAAACAATGGTGGAAAATGCGGCACAGGTGAAGAATGTGCGCGCAAATCTGCGCCAGAACGCCAAGAAAAACGGCTGAAGACAGCCTTTTTCACACACAAATTACACATACGGCAAAAACCAAAGTTCCTGCAGGCAGAAATGACGGCCGACAGGGACTTTTTTTGTTGCATTTTGCGGCAAAAACGGGAGCACAAACCCTTGCAATCAGGGGCCTGATTTGTTAAAATAAAACTGTGTTATCGGGTAAAAGTGTGCGCTGTATGCACAGTGCCCGGAACACGGAAAGCTTATGAACTGAGAAAGGAGGCCGCAGCGATGGAACTTGAAACACAAGCAGCCTTTGACCCGGCCTCGTTTGAGCATATCCCCGTTCTGCTGAACGAGTGTCTGGAGGGTCTTGCCATTGATCCGGCCGGCACCTACCTTGACGGCACTGCAGGCGGCGCGGGACATTCCCGCCAGATCGCCTTGCGGCTGGATGCAGAAAAGGGCGGCAGGCTGATCTCGCTGGATCAGGACCCGGACGCGGTGCAGACCGCGCGTGCCCGCCTTGCGGGCCTGCCTGCCACGGTGGTGCAGATCAACTTCCGCTATGCCGGACAAGCTCTGGAAAGCCTTGGCATCGACAAGGTCAACGGCGCGCTGCTGGATCTGGGCGTTTCCAGCCATCAGCTGGACGATGCGGCCCGCGGCTTTTCCTACCGTGCGGATGCACCGCTGGACATGCGGATGAGCCAGCAGGGCGAAACGGCAGCGGACCTTGTGAACACCGAGAGCCGCGAAGAGCTGGCACGCATTCTGCGGGATTACGGCGAAGAACCTTTCGCATGGCAGATCGCGGGCAGGATCGTGGAGGCAAGGGAGAATTCTCCCATCGAAACGACCCTGCAGCTGGCAGACATCGTGGCCAGCGCCATGCCCCCGGCGGAACGCCGCAAAAACAAGAACCCTTCCCGCCGCACCTTTCAGGCGCTGCGCATTGCAGTGAACCATGAACTGGATGCGCTGGAAGAAGGCTTGGACACCATTTTTGATCACCTTGCGCCGGGCGGCCGGCTGTGCGTGATCACCTTCCACTCGCTGGAGGACCGGCTGGTGAAGAACAAATTTCGCCGCTGGTCCACCGCGTGCACCTGCCCGCCGGAGTTTCCGGTGTGCGTATGCGGCGGCAAAGCCAAAGCAAAGCTGATCACCCGCAAACCCATTGAAGCAAACAGTCAGGAATTGGAAGAGAACCGGCGCAGCCGGTCCGCCCACCTGAGAGTTTTGGAAAAATGCTGAACGGCAGAAGCCGTTGTGTGAGGAGGAGAGCAAACCATGGGTCAGGCAGCATATGATTATAACGCGGTACGCCGCAGAAAAGCCCCGCAGACACAGCGCAAGGCAGATCTGCAGGTAGCAAAGGGCGGCAAGCGTCGGCTTTCGCCGCTGCAGGCAGCGGTGCACAACGCCATGCATCTGGTAGCAGCAGCACTGCTGGTGGGGTTTGCCATCAGCCTGCTGTGGAGCGAGTCCAAGCTGGTGGAGCTGAACGACCAGATTCAGGACGCAAAGGCTCAGCTGGTCAGTGAGCAGAGCCAGTATACTTACTATAACAGCACCCTGAACAGCAAGACCAACATCACCAGCGTGGAAGAGACGGCCGGCAGGCTGGGCCTGATGAAAATTGATCAGAGCCAGATCACCTACATCCGTTTGGGCGAGAGCGACACGCTGGAGCGCACCCAGTCCGCTGTGCGGCAGTGGACCGACTTTATCTACAACGGTGCCGTGAACATTCTTGGCACTGTAAAGTGAACCAAATACGGGAAAGCGTGCGGCAGCGCACGCTTTTTCGGTTTATACACCCTGTTTGCAGGGCAGTTCCGAATTTGACAAAAGCGCGGCAGAAGGCAGCAAATGCCCGCTGCCGCAGGAGCATACCATGTGGAAATTCTTCCGAAAATTCATCAAAAAAATAAAAGGCCCCTGGCCGGAAACCAGCACCGGTGCCCGCATGAACCCCAGAACCAGTCTGATCTGCGGCGGTCTGGCCCTTGTGGTCATGGGCCTTGCTGCGGCCCGTGTGACCTACAGCCTGTATGATATCCAGATCAAAAACGGTGACACCTACCGCCAGCTGGCCGCAAAGCAGCAGCTGCTGGATACCACCATCAAGGCCACCCGCGGCGAGATCTACGATACCTCCGGCATCACGCTGGCCTCCACCAGCGTGGTGTGGACCATCTGGGCCGACCCGGACAACAGCAAAATCTTATATACCACCACCGGCAAGGATGAGGAGGCGGTGCGCACGCTGGACACGGCCATGTGCGCCGAGGTCAGCCGGGAACTGACCCTGC
Above is a genomic segment from Faecalibacterium taiwanense containing:
- a CDS encoding flavodoxin family protein, producing the protein MKVLLINGSPHEKGCTYTALSLIAKELNDAGVDTEILHVGGKPVGGCIGCGGCAAGNGCVFGGVVNEAIEKAKTADGFVFGSPVHYASASGNMTSFMDRLAYAGGRYLAYKPAAICCSARRAGTTTTLDQLVKYPQFFHMPLVNGSYWAMVHGSNAEQVLQDAEGCAVMQELGRNMAWLLHCIEAGRAAGFEHPQNPKRPMTNFIR
- a CDS encoding cell division protein FtsL — translated: MGQAAYDYNAVRRRKAPQTQRKADLQVAKGGKRRLSPLQAAVHNAMHLVAAALLVGFAISLLWSESKLVELNDQIQDAKAQLVSEQSQYTYYNSTLNSKTNITSVEETAGRLGLMKIDQSQITYIRLGESDTLERTQSAVRQWTDFIYNGAVNILGTVK
- the rsmD gene encoding 16S rRNA (guanine(966)-N(2))-methyltransferase RsmD; amino-acid sequence: MRVIAGEARGRSLEALPGTDVTRPTLSQVKEAMFSIVQFDLPGARVLDLYAGSGQLGIEALSRGAARCVFLDENREAVNIIMRNCKACGVFDRSRVNIGEAARYLSACREQFDIVLLDPPFRNGTLEKILPAVDKCTAPGGIVLCESETGIVLPAEAGGLTLKKQYKYGRVLLWKYTKPMQNTDPAENEPKGEAL
- the rsmH gene encoding 16S rRNA (cytosine(1402)-N(4))-methyltransferase RsmH; the protein is MELETQAAFDPASFEHIPVLLNECLEGLAIDPAGTYLDGTAGGAGHSRQIALRLDAEKGGRLISLDQDPDAVQTARARLAGLPATVVQINFRYAGQALESLGIDKVNGALLDLGVSSHQLDDAARGFSYRADAPLDMRMSQQGETAADLVNTESREELARILRDYGEEPFAWQIAGRIVEARENSPIETTLQLADIVASAMPPAERRKNKNPSRRTFQALRIAVNHELDALEEGLDTIFDHLAPGGRLCVITFHSLEDRLVKNKFRRWSTACTCPPEFPVCVCGGKAKAKLITRKPIEANSQELEENRRSRSAHLRVLEKC
- a CDS encoding glycoside hydrolase family 2 TIM barrel-domain containing protein, yielding MEHYDWNEGWLFTPRFDPALVRPECGLELEPVRIPHTVRVLPYNYCNENEYQYLCGYRREFFAPREWAGRTVLLTFGAVAHDATVFCNGRRLFHHACGYTAFTVDLTSALHLGQKNVVAVRCDSREDLNIPPFGGQIDHLTYGGIYRAVSLDIKEPAYLRDVFIEAKAEGDFRIYTSTVGETVGCTLQAEIRSPSGSRAAYSGELSLPITGVLNGVHPWSIEHPTLYTLTVQLIRPGSAGLPDRVLDEKTIRFGFRTVQFVAGGLYLNGQRVELRGLNRHQSYAYQGYAMPDSIQRLDAQILKKDLGCNAVRTSHSPQSPAFLDACDELGLLVFTEMPGWRYIGDESWKAQALQNCREMVCQCRNHPSIFLWGARVNGSADDEAFYKRTNEAIHRLDPTRPTAGARNHRKSQLLEDVYAYNDYSYRGRGAACEARAAVTSDPRKGYLISEFGGQQLPTKPFDDETHRLVQALRYAAGINDSIAQQGVAGSFGWCMADYNTHREFGSGDRICYHGVMDMFRNPKLSAAVYASQKTPRSPSDIVLEVSSGMALGDLPGGVPTACWVFTNAESVRLYRGNDYIAEFTPDRHGRFAAMTHPPIEINDFVGSLLEKYEGMDPASAQMTAAILNEMRRDAMELSPLSKARMLSLRLSWNEVARMYYKYIGVLGTPCAAYRFEAVWHGRTVRTVVREPVQSVRLECTVHNPILTDGPTWDCAAVSLRAIDQNGSLLPYCGEAVQLSVDGPLKIIGPSVVPLRGGMAGTYLATTGEAGRAVLHCRMEGALDTDAVVTIRCRDA